The following are from one region of the Edwardsiella tarda ATCC 15947 = NBRC 105688 genome:
- the nuoC gene encoding NADH-quinone oxidoreductase subunit C/D, translated as MTDSTTHDREMPAWQTHDHLDDPVIGELTKRFGPEAFSVQPTRTGMPVVWVKREQLLEVMAFLKQLPKPYVMLFDLHGMDERLRTHRQGLPAADFSVFYHLISIDRNRDIMLKVALAEQDLHLPTVTRLFPNANWYERETFDLFGITFDGHPHLTRLLMPRTWQGHPLRKDYPARATEFDPFELTKQKQDLEMESLKFRPEEWGMQRGTENEDFMFLNLGPNHPSSHGAFRIVLQLDGEDIVDCVPDIGYHHRGAEKMGERQSWHSYIPYTDRIEYLGGCVNEMPYVLAVEKLAGIEVPERVKVIRVMLSELFRINSHLLYISTFIQDVGAMTPVFFAFTDRQKIYDIVEAVTGFRMHPAWFRIGGVAHDLPKGWDRLLREFLEWMPKRLDSYVKAALQNTILKGRSVGVAAYSAKDALAWGTTGAGLRATGIAFDVRKWRPYSGYENFEFEVPTASNGDCYDRVMLKVEEVRQSLRILHQCLKNMPEGPFKADHPLTTPPPKERTLQHIDTLINHFLQVSWGPVMPANESFQMVEATKGINSYYLTSDGSTMSYRTRIRTPSYAHLQQIPSVIRGCLVSDLIVYLGSIDFVMSDVDR; from the coding sequence ATGACAGATTCGACGACGCACGATCGCGAGATGCCAGCGTGGCAGACCCACGACCATCTCGACGATCCGGTTATCGGGGAGTTGACCAAGCGCTTTGGGCCGGAGGCGTTTAGCGTCCAGCCAACCCGAACCGGCATGCCGGTAGTATGGGTGAAGCGTGAACAGTTGCTCGAGGTGATGGCGTTCCTGAAACAGTTGCCGAAGCCTTATGTGATGCTGTTCGACCTGCACGGCATGGACGAGCGCCTGAGAACCCATCGCCAGGGGTTACCGGCGGCGGACTTCTCCGTGTTCTACCACCTGATCTCCATCGATCGTAACCGCGACATCATGCTGAAGGTCGCCCTGGCCGAGCAAGACTTGCATCTGCCGACGGTGACCCGTCTCTTCCCCAATGCCAACTGGTATGAGCGGGAAACCTTCGACCTGTTCGGCATCACCTTCGACGGTCACCCTCATCTGACGCGCCTGCTGATGCCGCGTACCTGGCAGGGACACCCCCTGCGTAAAGATTACCCGGCACGCGCCACCGAATTCGATCCCTTCGAGCTGACCAAGCAGAAGCAGGATCTGGAGATGGAGTCGCTCAAGTTCCGTCCGGAAGAGTGGGGCATGCAGCGCGGTACCGAGAACGAAGACTTCATGTTCCTCAACCTCGGGCCGAACCACCCCTCATCCCACGGCGCTTTCCGCATCGTGTTGCAGTTGGATGGGGAGGACATCGTCGATTGTGTACCGGATATCGGTTATCACCATCGCGGCGCCGAGAAGATGGGGGAGCGTCAGTCTTGGCACAGCTACATCCCCTATACCGATCGTATCGAGTATCTGGGCGGCTGCGTCAACGAGATGCCCTATGTCTTGGCGGTCGAGAAGCTGGCCGGTATCGAGGTGCCGGAGCGGGTGAAGGTGATCCGCGTGATGCTCTCCGAGCTGTTCCGCATCAACAGCCACCTGCTGTATATCTCCACCTTTATTCAGGACGTCGGCGCCATGACGCCGGTCTTCTTCGCCTTTACCGATCGGCAGAAGATCTATGACATCGTCGAGGCCGTCACCGGTTTCCGTATGCATCCGGCCTGGTTCCGCATCGGTGGTGTGGCGCATGACCTGCCCAAGGGGTGGGATCGCCTGCTACGCGAGTTCCTGGAGTGGATGCCGAAGCGTCTGGACTCCTACGTCAAGGCGGCGTTGCAAAACACCATCCTGAAGGGGCGTTCCGTCGGCGTGGCCGCCTATAGCGCGAAAGACGCGCTGGCCTGGGGAACCACCGGCGCCGGCCTGCGCGCCACCGGTATCGCCTTCGACGTACGCAAGTGGCGTCCCTATTCCGGCTATGAGAACTTCGAGTTTGAGGTACCGACGGCCAGCAACGGTGACTGCTATGACCGTGTGATGCTGAAGGTGGAGGAGGTGCGTCAGAGCCTACGTATTCTGCACCAGTGCCTGAAGAACATGCCAGAGGGCCCGTTCAAGGCCGACCATCCGCTGACCACGCCGCCGCCGAAAGAGCGGACCTTGCAGCACATCGATACCCTGATCAACCACTTCCTCCAGGTCTCCTGGGGGCCGGTGATGCCCGCCAACGAGTCATTCCAGATGGTCGAGGCAACCAAGGGGATCAACAGCTACTACCTGACCAGCGATGGCAGCACCATGAGTTATCGCACGCGTATCCGTACACCGAGCTATGCGCATTTGCAGCAGATCCCCTCGGTGATCCGTGGCTGTCTGGTGTCCGACCTGATCGTGTACCTCGGCAGTATTGATTTTGTTATGTCAGACGTGGACCGCTAA
- the nuoE gene encoding NADH-quinone oxidoreductase subunit NuoE, producing the protein MTENVLDKDSVFVLSDNARAEIEHEIQHYEDPRAASIEALKIVQKEHGWVPDAAIDAIAEVLGIPAADVEGVATFYSQIFRQPVGRHIVRYCDSVVCHITGYQGIKAALEQTLNIQPGETTCDGRFTLLPTCCLGNCDKGPNMMIDEDLHDHLTPERAIELLERYK; encoded by the coding sequence ATGACAGAAAACGTATTGGATAAGGATTCGGTTTTCGTGCTCAGCGACAACGCGCGCGCCGAGATTGAGCATGAGATCCAACACTACGAAGATCCGCGTGCCGCCTCGATCGAGGCGTTGAAGATCGTGCAGAAAGAGCACGGTTGGGTGCCGGATGCGGCCATTGACGCCATCGCCGAGGTGCTGGGTATCCCGGCCGCCGACGTGGAAGGGGTGGCGACATTCTACAGCCAGATCTTCCGCCAGCCGGTCGGGCGCCACATCGTGCGCTATTGTGACAGTGTGGTGTGTCACATCACTGGCTATCAGGGGATCAAGGCCGCCCTGGAGCAGACGCTGAACATTCAGCCGGGTGAGACGACGTGCGATGGGCGTTTTACCCTGTTGCCGACCTGCTGCCTAGGCAACTGCGACAAGGGGCCGAACATGATGATCGATGAGGATCTGCATGATCATCTGACGCCTGAGCGCGCCATCGAACTGTTGGAGCGTTACAAATGA
- the nuoF gene encoding NADH-quinone oxidoreductase subunit NuoF yields MREIIRTAETHPLTWRLRDDKQPVWLDEYRAKNGYQAAERALKGMAQDEVVTLVKDAGLKGRGGAGFSTGLKWSLMPKDESMNIRYLLCNADEMEPGTYKDRLLMEQLPHLLVEGMLIGAYALKAYRGYIFLRGEYVAAAHHLRRAIEEARAAGLLGKNILGSGFDFDLFVHTGAGRYICGEETALINSLEGRRANPRAKPPFPASAGVWGKPTCVNNVETLCNVPAIIEHGAAWYQGLSAGKSQDAGTKLMGFSGRVKNPGLWELPFGTTAREILEDYAGGMRDGLKLKAWQPGGAGTDFLTEAHLDLPMDFASIGKAGSRLGTALAMAVDHEVNMVSLLCNLESFFARESCGWCTPCRDGLPWGLKILRALERGEGQPGDIETLEQLCRLLAPGHTFCAHAPGAVEPLQSAIKYFRDEFEAGIARETVGNVNPIRGIQPNLLKSRW; encoded by the coding sequence ATGAGAGAGATTATTCGTACCGCCGAGACTCATCCGCTGACCTGGCGCCTGCGCGACGATAAACAGCCGGTCTGGCTGGATGAGTATCGCGCCAAGAATGGTTACCAGGCCGCCGAGCGCGCCCTGAAAGGGATGGCGCAGGATGAGGTGGTGACGCTGGTTAAAGACGCCGGCCTGAAAGGGCGTGGCGGCGCGGGCTTCTCCACCGGTCTGAAGTGGAGCCTGATGCCCAAAGACGAAAGCATGAACATCCGTTACCTGCTGTGCAACGCGGATGAGATGGAGCCGGGTACCTATAAAGACCGACTGTTGATGGAGCAATTGCCGCACCTGCTGGTGGAGGGGATGCTGATCGGCGCCTATGCGCTGAAGGCCTATCGTGGCTACATCTTCCTGCGTGGCGAATATGTCGCGGCGGCGCATCATCTGCGTCGCGCGATCGAGGAGGCACGGGCGGCCGGGTTGCTGGGCAAGAATATTCTCGGCAGTGGTTTTGACTTCGATCTGTTCGTGCACACCGGCGCCGGGCGCTACATCTGTGGCGAGGAGACGGCGCTGATCAACTCGCTGGAGGGGCGTCGTGCCAACCCGCGTGCCAAGCCCCCGTTCCCAGCCTCGGCTGGTGTCTGGGGCAAGCCGACCTGCGTCAATAACGTCGAGACGTTGTGCAACGTGCCGGCGATTATCGAACACGGCGCCGCCTGGTATCAGGGATTGTCTGCGGGCAAGAGTCAGGATGCGGGCACCAAGCTGATGGGCTTCTCCGGTCGGGTGAAGAACCCCGGCCTGTGGGAGCTGCCCTTCGGCACCACCGCGCGCGAGATCCTGGAGGATTACGCCGGCGGGATGCGCGATGGCTTGAAACTGAAGGCCTGGCAGCCGGGCGGGGCGGGGACCGACTTTTTGACCGAGGCACACCTGGATCTGCCGATGGATTTCGCCAGCATCGGTAAGGCCGGTAGTCGCCTGGGTACCGCGTTGGCGATGGCGGTCGACCATGAGGTCAACATGGTCTCGCTGCTGTGCAACCTCGAGTCATTCTTCGCTCGCGAGTCCTGTGGTTGGTGTACGCCATGCCGCGATGGGCTGCCGTGGGGGCTGAAGATCCTGCGCGCCTTGGAACGCGGCGAGGGACAACCGGGCGATATCGAAACCCTTGAGCAGCTGTGCCGCCTGTTGGCGCCGGGCCATACCTTCTGCGCCCATGCCCCTGGGGCGGTAGAGCCGCTGCAGAGCGCGATTAAATATTTCCGTGACGAGTTCGAGGCGGGCATCGCCCGTGAGACGGTCGGTAACGTCAATCCGATTCGCGGAATTCAGCCTAACTTACTGAAATCGCGCTGGTAA
- the nuoG gene encoding NADH-quinone oxidoreductase subunit NuoG gives MATIHVDGKEYDVDGAENLLQACLSLGLDIPYFCWHPALGSVGACRQCAVKQYQNAEDTRGRLVMSCMTPAADGTYISIDDEEAKQFRESVVEFLMTNHPHDCPVCEEGGNCHLQDMTVMTGHRLRRYRFTKRTHENQDLGPFISHEMNRCIACYRCVRYYKDYAGGSDFGVYGAHDNVYFGRPQSGTLESEFAGNLVEICPTGVFTDKTHSERYNRKWDMQFAPSICQQCSVGCNTSPGERYGELRRVENRFNGTVNHYFLCDRGRFGYGYVNLKDRPRRPQQRRGQDWIDLNADQALQGGADILRRANKVIGIGSPRASVESNFALRELVGAENFYSGIEVGELKRLNLMLSVLREGGIYTPSLREMEQYDAVLILGEDVTQTAARIALALRQAVKGKAQAMAAAQRVADWQIAAVQNIGQHAKYPLFITSVDETRLDDIAALNYCAPVADQARLGFAVAHALDAAAPAVEGLSDEVQRQVDIIAQALAGARKPLIVTGSGAGYTPMIEAAANVARALKQRELEVGITFVPAEANSMGLAMLEASSLDNALVQLEQGYADTAIVLENDLYRHAPRARVDAALAKANGLIVIDHQRTAIMDRADLVLSAASFAESDGTLVNQEGRAQRFFQVFDPAFYDDPKKKSPTIMLEGWRWLHALRVSAGQQAPDWSQLDHVIADCVQACPQFAGMVDAAPNAAFRVRGQKLAREPHRYSGRTSMLANISVHEQRQPQDKDTAFAFSMEGYSAPQAERQEFAFAWAPGWNSPQAWNKFQNEVGSHLRFGDPGVRLIASGAGSLPYFTQVPAAYQVHGWVIAPYYHLFGSDELTQRAPVIQRRMPQACVRVSPEDAARMGAQEGTVIEVTCAGEALRLPLQISPRLQPGQVGLPLGMPGVSPVLNGVKVDSMREAAV, from the coding sequence ATGGCAACAATACATGTAGACGGCAAAGAGTATGACGTCGACGGGGCGGAGAACCTGCTACAGGCTTGTCTCTCTCTCGGGCTCGACATTCCCTACTTTTGCTGGCACCCGGCGCTGGGCAGCGTCGGCGCCTGCCGCCAGTGTGCGGTCAAGCAATATCAGAACGCCGAGGACACCCGCGGGCGTCTGGTGATGTCCTGTATGACGCCGGCCGCCGATGGCACCTATATCTCCATCGATGATGAAGAGGCCAAGCAGTTCCGCGAGAGCGTGGTCGAGTTCCTGATGACCAACCACCCGCATGACTGCCCGGTGTGCGAGGAGGGGGGCAACTGCCACCTGCAGGACATGACCGTGATGACCGGCCATCGCCTACGTCGTTACCGTTTTACCAAACGGACCCACGAGAACCAGGATCTGGGGCCGTTCATCTCCCATGAGATGAACCGCTGCATTGCCTGTTATCGCTGCGTGCGTTACTACAAAGATTACGCCGGCGGCAGCGATTTCGGCGTGTATGGCGCGCACGATAACGTCTACTTCGGCCGTCCGCAGAGTGGGACGTTGGAGAGTGAGTTCGCCGGTAACCTGGTGGAGATCTGTCCGACCGGGGTATTCACCGACAAGACGCACTCCGAGCGCTACAACCGTAAGTGGGACATGCAGTTTGCGCCGAGCATCTGCCAGCAATGTAGCGTCGGTTGTAACACCAGCCCCGGCGAGCGTTATGGCGAGCTGCGCCGCGTCGAGAACCGTTTTAATGGCACCGTGAACCACTACTTCCTGTGCGATCGCGGTCGCTTCGGCTACGGCTACGTTAACCTCAAGGATCGCCCTCGTCGGCCGCAACAGCGTCGCGGTCAGGATTGGATCGATCTCAACGCCGATCAGGCGTTGCAAGGGGGGGCTGACATCCTACGCCGCGCCAACAAGGTGATTGGCATCGGGTCGCCGCGTGCCAGCGTGGAGAGCAACTTCGCCCTGCGTGAGTTGGTCGGTGCGGAAAACTTCTATAGCGGCATCGAGGTGGGCGAGCTGAAGCGTCTCAACCTGATGTTGTCGGTGCTGCGTGAGGGGGGGATCTATACCCCGTCTCTGCGCGAGATGGAGCAGTATGACGCGGTGTTGATCCTCGGTGAGGATGTGACCCAGACGGCGGCGCGTATCGCGCTGGCGCTGCGTCAGGCGGTGAAGGGCAAGGCACAGGCGATGGCCGCCGCCCAACGCGTCGCCGACTGGCAGATCGCGGCGGTGCAGAATATCGGCCAGCATGCCAAGTATCCGTTGTTTATCACCAGTGTGGATGAGACCCGCTTGGATGATATTGCCGCCCTGAATTACTGCGCACCGGTGGCCGACCAGGCACGACTCGGTTTTGCCGTGGCCCATGCCCTGGATGCTGCCGCCCCGGCGGTCGAGGGGCTGTCGGACGAGGTGCAACGTCAGGTCGATATCATCGCCCAGGCGCTGGCCGGCGCCCGCAAGCCGCTGATCGTCACCGGTAGCGGCGCGGGATATACCCCGATGATCGAGGCAGCGGCTAACGTGGCGCGCGCCTTGAAACAGCGTGAGCTGGAGGTCGGCATCACCTTCGTACCGGCTGAGGCGAATAGCATGGGGCTGGCGATGTTGGAAGCCTCCTCGCTGGATAACGCGTTGGTACAGCTGGAGCAAGGCTATGCCGACACGGCGATCGTGCTGGAAAACGATCTCTACCGTCATGCGCCGCGCGCGCGCGTCGATGCGGCGTTGGCCAAGGCCAATGGGCTGATCGTCATCGATCATCAGCGTACGGCGATCATGGATCGCGCCGATCTGGTGTTGTCGGCGGCGAGCTTTGCCGAAAGCGACGGTACGCTGGTCAACCAAGAGGGGCGTGCGCAGCGTTTCTTCCAGGTGTTCGATCCCGCGTTCTACGACGATCCGAAGAAGAAGTCGCCGACCATCATGCTGGAGGGGTGGCGTTGGCTGCATGCCCTGCGCGTGAGTGCCGGCCAGCAGGCGCCGGACTGGAGCCAGCTCGATCACGTGATCGCCGACTGCGTGCAGGCCTGCCCACAGTTCGCCGGGATGGTTGACGCGGCCCCTAACGCCGCCTTCCGCGTACGCGGGCAGAAGTTGGCGCGTGAACCGCATCGCTACAGTGGGCGCACTTCAATGCTGGCCAACATCAGCGTGCATGAGCAGCGCCAGCCGCAAGATAAAGACACCGCCTTCGCCTTCTCGATGGAGGGCTATAGCGCGCCGCAGGCTGAGCGCCAAGAGTTCGCCTTCGCCTGGGCGCCAGGCTGGAACTCGCCGCAGGCCTGGAATAAGTTCCAAAACGAGGTGGGCAGCCATCTGCGTTTCGGCGATCCGGGTGTGCGCCTGATCGCCAGCGGCGCGGGAAGCTTGCCTTATTTCACCCAGGTACCGGCGGCATACCAGGTGCATGGCTGGGTGATCGCCCCGTACTACCATCTGTTCGGCAGTGATGAGCTGACCCAACGTGCCCCGGTGATCCAGCGTCGCATGCCACAGGCCTGTGTGCGTGTCAGCCCGGAGGATGCCGCGCGCATGGGGGCGCAGGAGGGGACGGTGATCGAGGTGACCTGCGCCGGTGAGGCGTTGCGTCTGCCGTTGCAGATCAGCCCACGTCTGCAACCGGGTCAGGTCGGCCTGCCGTTGGGGATGCCGGGAGTATCGCCGGTGTTGAACGGCGTTAAAGTAGATTCAATGCGGGAGGCTGCGGTATGA
- the nuoH gene encoding NADH-quinone oxidoreductase subunit NuoH, translated as MSVITPDTVEILLTVLKAVVILLVVVTCGAFMSFGERRLLGLFQNRYGPSRVGWGGSLQLVADMIKMFFKEDWVPPFTDRLIFTLAPMIAFCSLLLSFAIVPVAPGWMGADLNIGILFFLMMAGLAVYAVLFAGWSSNNKYSLLGAMRASAQTLSYEVFLGLSLMGVVAQAGSFNMQVIVDSQSQVWNIIPQFFGFLTFIIAGVAVCHRHPFDQPEAEQELADGYHIEYSGMKFGLFFVGEYIGIVTISALIVTLFFGGWHGPWLPPFIWFAIKTAFFMVMFILVRASLPRPRYDQVMAFGWRICLPLTLINLLVTAAVILYHA; from the coding sequence ATGAGCGTAATAACGCCGGATACGGTGGAGATCCTTCTCACCGTGCTGAAGGCTGTGGTGATCCTGCTGGTGGTGGTCACCTGTGGGGCCTTTATGAGCTTCGGCGAGCGGCGCTTGCTGGGGCTGTTCCAGAACCGCTACGGGCCAAGCCGCGTGGGCTGGGGCGGCTCGTTGCAGCTGGTGGCGGACATGATCAAGATGTTCTTCAAGGAGGATTGGGTTCCGCCGTTCACCGACCGCCTGATCTTCACCTTGGCGCCGATGATCGCCTTCTGCTCCCTGCTGCTCTCCTTCGCCATCGTGCCGGTAGCGCCGGGGTGGATGGGGGCCGATCTGAACATCGGCATCCTGTTCTTCCTGATGATGGCGGGACTCGCGGTGTATGCGGTGCTGTTCGCCGGCTGGTCGAGTAATAACAAATACTCGCTGCTGGGGGCGATGCGTGCCTCGGCGCAGACCCTGAGTTACGAGGTATTCCTCGGTCTGTCGTTGATGGGGGTGGTGGCGCAAGCCGGCTCCTTCAACATGCAGGTGATCGTCGATTCGCAGAGCCAGGTATGGAATATCATTCCGCAGTTCTTCGGCTTCTTGACCTTCATCATCGCCGGGGTAGCGGTGTGTCACCGTCACCCGTTCGACCAGCCGGAGGCCGAGCAGGAGCTGGCCGATGGTTACCATATCGAATATTCCGGGATGAAGTTTGGCCTGTTCTTCGTCGGTGAATATATCGGTATCGTCACCATTTCGGCGCTGATCGTCACCCTGTTCTTCGGCGGCTGGCATGGCCCGTGGCTGCCACCGTTTATCTGGTTCGCCATCAAGACCGCTTTCTTTATGGTGATGTTCATTCTGGTACGCGCCTCCCTGCCGCGTCCCCGCTATGACCAGGTGATGGCGTTCGGTTGGCGTATCTGCCTGCCGCTGACGCTGATCAACCTGCTGGTCACGGCGGCTGTTATTTTGTATCACGCTTAG
- the nuoI gene encoding NADH-quinone oxidoreductase subunit NuoI, protein MTLKELVVGFGTQVRSLWMIGLHAFAKRETKMYPEEPVYLPPRYRGRIVLTRDPDGAERCVACNLCAVACPVGCISLQKAETEDGRWYPEFFRINFSRCIFCGMCEEACPTTALQLTPDFEMGEFRRQDLVYEKEDLLISGPGKYPDYNFYRMAGMAIDGKAKGEAENEAKPIDVKGLLP, encoded by the coding sequence ATGACATTGAAAGAGTTAGTGGTTGGTTTCGGCACCCAAGTACGCAGCCTGTGGATGATCGGCCTGCATGCTTTCGCCAAACGCGAAACCAAAATGTATCCGGAGGAGCCGGTTTACCTGCCGCCGCGCTACCGTGGCCGCATCGTGCTGACGCGCGATCCGGACGGGGCCGAGCGTTGTGTGGCCTGTAACCTGTGCGCGGTCGCCTGCCCGGTCGGCTGTATTTCGTTGCAGAAGGCGGAGACGGAGGATGGCCGTTGGTATCCAGAATTCTTCCGCATCAACTTCTCACGTTGCATCTTCTGTGGCATGTGTGAGGAGGCGTGTCCGACCACGGCGCTGCAGTTGACTCCGGACTTTGAGATGGGTGAATTCCGGCGCCAGGACCTGGTGTATGAGAAAGAGGACCTGCTGATTTCGGGGCCGGGGAAATACCCCGACTACAACTTTTACCGTATGGCCGGGATGGCGATCGATGGCAAAGCCAAGGGCGAGGCCGAAAACGAAGCCAAACCGATCGACGTCAAAGGTCTGTTGCCCTAA
- the nuoJ gene encoding NADH-quinone oxidoreductase subunit J gives MEFAFYVAALVAVLATIRVITHTNPVHALLYLIVSLLAVAAVFFSLGAYFAGALEIIVYAGAIMVLFVFVVMMLNLGNSVVEQERAWLRPGVWIGPSVLTLLLLLVVLYAISTLQGGAISGQVVDAKAVGIALFGPYVLAVELVSMLLLAGLVVAFHIGREHHQGEVLSNQHSAQSGAASTPRNKAEERA, from the coding sequence ATGGAATTTGCCTTTTATGTGGCGGCGCTGGTGGCGGTGTTGGCGACGATCCGTGTGATCACCCATACCAACCCGGTACATGCGTTGCTCTATCTTATTGTCTCACTGCTGGCGGTGGCGGCGGTGTTCTTCTCTCTCGGCGCCTACTTCGCCGGGGCGCTGGAGATCATCGTCTATGCCGGTGCCATCATGGTGCTGTTCGTCTTCGTGGTGATGATGCTCAACCTGGGGAACTCGGTGGTCGAGCAGGAGCGCGCCTGGTTGCGTCCCGGCGTGTGGATCGGCCCGTCCGTGCTGACGCTGCTCCTGTTGCTGGTGGTGCTGTACGCCATCTCCACCCTACAGGGTGGGGCGATCAGCGGCCAGGTGGTGGACGCCAAAGCGGTCGGTATCGCCCTGTTTGGCCCCTATGTGCTGGCGGTGGAGTTGGTCTCCATGTTGCTGCTGGCCGGGCTGGTGGTCGCCTTCCACATCGGTCGTGAACATCATCAGGGCGAGGTGCTGAGCAATCAGCACTCGGCTCAGAGCGGCGCGGCAAGCACGCCGCGTAATAAAGCGGAGGAGCGCGCATGA
- the nuoK gene encoding NADH-quinone oxidoreductase subunit NuoK produces the protein MIPLQHGLILAAILFVLGLTGLLIRRNLLFMLISLEIMINAAALAFVVAGSVWGQADGQVMYILAISLAAAEASIGLALLLQLHRRRNTLNIDTVSEMRG, from the coding sequence ATGATCCCGTTACAACATGGGCTGATCTTGGCAGCCATTCTGTTTGTGCTGGGGCTAACCGGCCTGTTAATCCGGCGTAACCTGCTGTTTATGTTGATCAGTCTGGAAATCATGATCAACGCGGCGGCGCTGGCCTTTGTGGTGGCCGGTAGCGTCTGGGGCCAGGCCGACGGTCAGGTGATGTATATCTTGGCGATCAGTCTGGCGGCGGCGGAAGCCTCCATCGGTCTGGCGCTGTTGCTACAATTGCATCGTCGCCGCAACACCCTGAATATTGATACTGTCAGTGAGATGCGCGGATGA
- the nuoL gene encoding NADH-quinone oxidoreductase subunit L, with amino-acid sequence MNLLYLTILLPLLGFLILAFSRGRLSENSTAIIGVGSVGLAALVTLYIAIDFMSANQGAGLVYNQHLWNWMTVGNFSIPVTLSLDGLSLTMLSVVTGVGFLIHLFASWYMRGEEGYSRFFAYTNLFIASMVVLVLADNLMLMYLGWEGVGLCSYLLIGFYYTNPANGAAAMKAFIVTRVGDVFLAIGLFILYHQLGTLNIRELMVLAPQQLAVGSPAITWATLMLLGGAVGKSAQLPLQTWLADAMAGPTPVSALIHAATMVTAGVYLIARTHGLFVLAPEVLHLVGIIGAVTLVLAGFAALVQTDIKRVLAYSTMSQIGYMFLALGVQAWDAAIFHLMTHAFFKALLFLASGSVILACHHEQNIFKMGGLRRKLPLTYLCFLVGGGALAALPLITAGFYSKDEILWGALASGHVNLMMAGLAGAFLTSLYTFRMIFIVFHGEAHTQAHEVKGWTHNLPLIVLMILSTFVGALITPPLAGVLPGMPQGEGGKMTLEIASAVVAIAGLLLAARLYLGQRQWVNQIASSAPGRFLSTWWFHAWGFDWLYKQIFIQPFKAVAWLVRRDPLDRLMNLCGWVARLGNRVLVVSENGQLRWYAASMGVGAVVVLALLLLV; translated from the coding sequence ATGAACCTACTCTATTTAACCATTCTGCTGCCGCTGCTCGGATTCCTGATCCTGGCCTTCTCGCGTGGTCGGTTGTCGGAGAATAGCACGGCGATCATCGGGGTCGGCTCCGTCGGGCTGGCTGCCCTGGTCACCCTGTATATCGCTATCGACTTTATGAGTGCCAATCAGGGGGCGGGTTTGGTTTACAACCAGCACCTGTGGAACTGGATGACGGTCGGTAACTTCTCAATTCCGGTGACCTTGAGCCTGGATGGCCTGTCGTTGACCATGCTGTCGGTCGTCACCGGCGTCGGCTTCCTGATCCATCTGTTCGCCTCGTGGTATATGCGTGGTGAGGAGGGCTATTCCCGCTTCTTCGCCTATACCAACCTGTTTATCGCCAGCATGGTGGTATTGGTGCTGGCAGATAACCTGATGCTGATGTATCTCGGTTGGGAAGGGGTAGGGCTGTGCAGCTATCTGCTGATCGGCTTCTACTACACCAATCCGGCCAACGGGGCGGCGGCGATGAAGGCCTTTATCGTCACGCGTGTCGGCGATGTCTTCCTGGCCATCGGCCTGTTCATCCTCTATCACCAGTTGGGTACCCTGAATATCCGTGAGCTGATGGTGTTGGCGCCGCAGCAACTGGCGGTCGGCTCCCCGGCGATCACCTGGGCAACCTTGATGTTGCTGGGTGGGGCGGTCGGTAAGTCGGCGCAGCTACCGTTGCAGACCTGGTTGGCTGACGCGATGGCGGGCCCGACGCCGGTCTCCGCGTTGATCCACGCCGCGACCATGGTGACCGCTGGGGTCTACCTGATCGCGCGGACGCATGGTCTGTTCGTGTTGGCGCCGGAGGTGTTGCATCTGGTGGGGATCATCGGTGCGGTGACGCTGGTGCTGGCTGGTTTCGCCGCCTTGGTGCAGACGGATATCAAGCGGGTGCTGGCCTACTCCACCATGAGCCAGATCGGTTACATGTTCCTGGCGCTGGGTGTGCAAGCCTGGGATGCCGCCATCTTCCATCTGATGACCCATGCCTTCTTCAAGGCGTTGCTGTTCCTGGCCTCCGGTTCGGTGATCTTGGCCTGTCATCACGAGCAGAACATCTTCAAGATGGGCGGCTTGCGCCGTAAATTGCCGCTGACGTATCTGTGCTTCCTGGTCGGGGGCGGAGCCCTGGCGGCGTTGCCGTTGATCACGGCCGGCTTCTACAGTAAAGACGAGATCCTGTGGGGTGCCTTGGCCTCCGGTCACGTTAACCTGATGATGGCTGGCTTGGCGGGCGCTTTCCTGACCTCGCTGTACACCTTCCGCATGATCTTCATCGTGTTTCACGGCGAGGCGCATACCCAGGCCCACGAGGTTAAGGGGTGGACACACAATCTACCGCTGATCGTGTTGATGATCCTGTCGACCTTCGTCGGCGCGTTGATCACGCCGCCGCTGGCGGGGGTACTGCCGGGCATGCCGCAGGGCGAAGGGGGCAAGATGACGTTGGAGATCGCCTCCGCCGTCGTTGCCATCGCCGGGTTGCTGCTGGCGGCACGTCTCTACTTGGGGCAGCGTCAGTGGGTCAACCAGATCGCCAGCAGTGCGCCGGGGCGTTTCCTGTCTACTTGGTGGTTCCATGCCTGGGGCTTCGATTGGTTGTACAAGCAGATCTTTATTCAGCCGTTTAAGGCTGTCGCCTGGCTGGTGCGTCGCGATCCGCTCGATCGCCTGATGAACCTGTGCGGCTGGGTGGCGCGTTTGGGCAACCGTGTGTTGGTGGTCAGCGAAAACGGCCAGCTGCGTTGGTATGCGGCATCGATGGGTGTTGGGGCAGTGGTCGTGTTGGCGCTGTTGTTATTGGTGTAG